The window ACCTCGTGGCCAGAAAGGGGGTGGTTGTGGTTCCGTCGGGGCCTGGTTGGGGGATCGATCTGGACCCGAAGTTCCTCGAAGAAGCGCGGCGCATCGAAGCGTGATTCCGGCCCTGTGCTCGCCGACAGGTATGGCCGCTCTTGTGGACACGAGCGGCATTGGGGTCCGCCGAGGGCGAACGGTCCTGGAAGTCCTTTCCCCGGATGCCACTCCTGGGTCTGAGCGACAGGAAGCTAACGGCGGTACACGCCTGAGCGGTCCTTTCCCGGCGTTCCGGCGCCGCTTGGAAGCTCACAGGGCAGGACGACAGCCCTGCGCGTCCGATTGGAACTTCGCGGAGAGTAGGGTGGGGGAGGGGCTTCCTGGTCCAGAAAAAAGAAGCGAGGCCGTGCGGCCTCGCTTCTCCGGTTGATGCGGAAAGCAGGGGGGATCAGGCTGCGCCTACCTGCTGCTTGATCCACTCCGTGGTGACGGACTTGGGTCGGGTGATGGGTTCAAGTATGGCTCGGCTCACGACCGTCTGAGCACAGACGCCGAAAGCGCGGGAGATGCCGAAGATCACGGTGTAGTAGTCGTACTCGGTCATCCCGTAGTGCCACAGGAGCGCGCCTGAGCCGGCGTCGACGTTGGGATACGGGTCCTTCACCTTGCCGGTCTGCTTGAGGATGTCCGGCACGACCTCGAACAGGCGAACGACGATCTGGAAGATCTCGTCGTCCGCACAGTACTTCTTGCCGAACTCGAGGAATGCGGTGAAGCGCGGGTCCGTCTGGCGCAGCACAGCGTGGCCATAGCCCGGAATCACCTGCCCGGAATTGAGGGTCTCCCAGGTGAAGTCGCGGAGCTGCTCGTGAGTCGGGACGCCGCCGAAGCGCTCGCGCAGCTTCTGGATCCACTTGAGGGTTTCCTGGTTGGCGAGCCCGTGCAGGGGGCCGGCCAGGCCGTTCATCCCGGCGGAATAGGCATAGTAGATATTGGAAAGGGCGGAGGCGACGGTGTGGGTCGTGAAGGCGCTGACATTGCCGCTTTCATGGTCACAGTGGAGGACAAGGTAGAGTCGCATCAGCTTCTCCAGTTCCCCGTTCGGGTTGGGGAGGCCGAGCATGCGAGCGTAGTCGGCGCCCATGTCCAGCTTCGGGTCGCTCGGGATGCGCGGTCCCTTCTTGTAGCGCAGGCGGTAGATGCCGGCAGCCACCACCGGCATACGAGCCATGAGGTCGAGGGCATCTTCCAGGGTCCAGATCCAATAGTCCTCCTTGCGCACCCCCTCGTCGTACTTCTTCTTGAACACCGAATCCTTTTCCATCACGAGGGCGGCCACGCTGAGCATGGTCATGGGATGGGAGTCTTCGGGCATGGCCTCCAGGGTTCTCCAGACCCCCTCCGGGACGTTGCGGCGCGCCGCAAGCTCCTGGATGAACTGGTCGCGCTCCTCGGGCGTAGGTAGGTCGCCGGTCAGCAGGAGCCAGATGATCTCCTCGGGAAGTCGGTCCGTCAGCGTGCTAATGGGGTAGCCTCGGATGATCAACCCTTTCTCCGGATCCACGTAGGAGGTGTCGCAGACCAGACAGCGCACGCCCCGCATCCCCCCGTAAATCTGCTGGACGGTAACCTCGCCGATCACGTCGTTGCCATGTTCCTTTACCAGCTTGCCGATCTCCTCCCTCCACTGCGGAACCTTCTCGGCAAGCTTCTCGCGAATCGTAGCCATGACTAACCTCCTCCCTTTGCCTCTGCTCGACCAAGGGTGTTACCCATCGTGCCGCGCGGAACCTCCTCCTTCGCCGCAACACAAACTCCCAGCCATAAGCGTGCCAACTACCCAACTGCATTAACGAGCTGATTCCTGAGAAGATGCCCCTGGGGCCAACCGGGCTCCATTCCCATTTATGAGAAGCGAAAGCGACGGGTTCCCAAGGCTAAGAACCGTCTGAGGACGACTCCCACGGTTTCCGGTTGACAATCGTCCTACCTTGGCCTACATTAGTCGAAGAAGGAACGCCAACAGATGCAGGCAGCAGGGGAGGGATTTCCGCTTCCTCGAACAGGGGAGATGGGGTGTAATGGAGAACGGGAAGGAAGTCTACCTGGTCGACGGATCGGCGCTCGCTTACAAGTCGTACTTCGCCTTTGCTCGCAATCCCCTCACCAATTCGAGGGGGGAGAACACTTCCGCGGTGTTCGGCTTCACCCGCTCGTTGCTGAAGATTCTGGATGAGCAAAAGCCCTCCCACCTTGCTGTGGTGTTCGACACCCCGGTGCCGACGTTCCGTCACCGGGATTTTGAGGAGTACAAGATTCAGCGCCCACCCATGCCCGCGGACTTGGCGGCTCAGCTTTCGCGGATCAAGGAAGTGGCGGAAGCTCTGCGGGTACCCGTCCTGGAGGTTCCCGGCTTTGAGGCGGATGACGTGATCGGGACGTTGGCTCGCCGCGCGGCCGAGGCGGGCTTGCACGTCACCATCGTGTCCGGAGACAAGGATCTGGCGCAGCTGGTTGGGGAACGGATCCGCCTCTACAATCCCCGAAAGGCGGGCGAGGAGACGGAGGTTCTGGATGCCGCGGCTGTGGAGGAAAAAATGGGCATTCCCCCCGACCGCATCCCCGATTTCCTCGCCCTGGCCGGCGATCCGGTCGACAACATCCCCGGAGTCAAGGGTATTGGCCCCAAGACCGCCGAGAAGCTGCTTCGGGAATTCGGCTCCCTCGAAGCCATTTACGCAAACCTCGAGGCCGTCCAGCCCGAAAGGGTCCGGAAGCTACTGGAGGAGCACGAGGAAGAGGCCAGGCTCTCCAAAAGACTGGCCACGGTGGCCACAGACGTAGATATTCAGGTGGACCTGGAGGACCTGCGCGTGGGGCAGCCCGATCGGCCGCGGCTCCTGCAGCTTTTCCGGGAGCTCGAGTTCCATTCCCTCCTCGAGCGCTTCGCCCCGACTACCGTCGCTACCGACCGGCACGAGTATCGGATCCTGCGCACCCGCGAAGAGCTGCGAGAGCTGGCGCAGTCTCTGCGCCAGGCGGGTACCTTCGCCGTAGACCTGGAGACGACCTCCCTCGATCCGCTGCGCGCCCGCCTGGTCGGGATTTCGTTCGCCTGGGCGGAAGGCGTCGCCTGCTACGTCCCGGCGCGAGGACCGTCGGGCAGCCGCCTCGAGCTGACCGAGACCGATATCCTGGAGGAGCTGAGGCCGATCCTCGAGGACCCCGGCCTAAAGAAGGTCGGCCAGAACATCAAGTACGACCTCCTGGTCCTGCGCAGAGCAGGTGTCGAACTCCGTGGGATCTACTTCGACACGATGGTCGCTGCCTATCTCCTCAATCCGTCTGAGCGGCAGCACAACCTCGATAGCCTGAGTCTGGAGTATCTCAACTACAAGAAGATCGCCACCAGCTCGCTCATCGGCAAGAGGGGCAAGGAGCAGCTCTCCATGGACCAGGTGGCGGTGGAGGTGGTGGGGGAGTACGCCTGTGAAGACGCCGATATCACCTGGCGCCTCTACCGCGTCCTCGAGCCGAAACTTCGGGAGGCCGGCCTCGAAAAGCTCTTCCACGAGGTCGAAATGCCCCTCGTCGAGGTCCTGGCGGACATGGAGTACACAGGTGTTCGTCTTGATCTGGAGTACCTAAAGGAGATGTCCCGCCAGCTGGAATCGGAGCTCAGGGGCCTGGAGGAGAAGATCTACCAGTTGGCGGGGGAGCGTTTCAACATCAACTCGCCGCAGCAGATCGGGCGTGTACTGTTCGACAAGCTCAAACTTCCGGCCCGACGTCGCACCAAAACGGGCTACTCAACCGACGTCCGCGTCCTGGAGGAGCTGGCCAGCCAGCACGAGTTGCCTCGCCTTCTGCTGGAGTACCGGCAGCTCGCGAAGCTCAAATCCACCTACGTCGACGCTCTGCCCCAGATGGTGAACCCCCGTACCGGACGGGTGCACACCTCTTACAATCAGACAATCACCGCCACGGGTCGCCTGAGCTCCAGCGAGCCCAACCTCCAGAACATCCCGATCCGGACGGAGATCGGCCGCCAGATACGCCGCGCCTTTATCCCCTCCTCGCCGGACAACGTGCTTCTGGATGCGGACTACTCCCAGATTGAGCTGCGGATCATGGCCCACCTGAGCGGGGACCGAAGGCTGCGAGAAAGCTTTGAGCGGGACGAGGACATCCACACGCGCACCGCGGCCCTCATCTTCGGTCTGGAGCCGGAGGAGGTGACGCCCGAGCACCGGCGAAGGGCCAAGGAGGTCAACTTCGGGATTATCTACGGAATGGGCCCCTACGGTCTCGCCCAGCGCCTCGAGATCAGCCCAGAAGAGGCGCAGCGGTTCATTACCGGCTACTTCGCTACCTACCCCAAGGTGCACGACTTTATCCTGGCCACCATCCAGCGCGCCCGGCGGGATGGCTATGTGACCACCCTCCTAAATCGAAGAAGGTATCTACCGGACATCCTCAGCGAGAACCAGCGGGTACGGGAGTTCGCGGAGCGGACCGCCATCAATACGCCCATCCAGGGGACGGCCGCCGATCTCATCAAGGTGGCGATGGTGCGCATCTGGCGCGAGCTGCGCCGGCGCGGACTGCGCGCCCGGATGATTCTGCAGGTCCACGACGAGCTGGTCTTCGACGTGCCTAAGGACGAGCTCGAAGAGGTCAAGGAGCTTGTGAAGCACGAGATGGAAGGGGCCATTCACCTCGACGTTCCTGTCAAGGTCGAGATCGGCGTGGGAAGCAACTGGCTGGAGGCCGCCCATTGACGGTCCGGGGGGTTGCAACCTCGCCTAATTGGCAGCGAATCCGCACCGACGCACGCCTGCGCCAGAACCTGGAGATCCGCCAGCGTGTCTACCAGGGGATTCGCGATTTTTTTGCGGCGCGGGACTTCCTCGAGGTGGATGTGCCGGTCTTGATTCCCCTACCCGGCATGGAGCCGCACCTCCATCCCATAGCCGCCACCATTCACGATCGGAGAGGAAGAGCCTACCGCTTTTACCTCCACACATCACCAGAGTACAGTCTCAAGAAGCTGCTCGCAGGCGGCCTGGAGAGAATCTACGCCATCACCCATGCCTTTCGGGACTACGAGGTCTCCGAGACGCACAACGTGGAGTTTGCCCTCCTGGAGTGGTACCGGGCAGGAGCGGATTACCGGGACCTGATGCAGGACTGTGAGGAGCTCCTGGTCTACCTCGCCGAGCGGCTTTGCGGATCGCGGGTGCTTCGCTATCGTGGGAGGGAGATCGATCTGGCGCCCCCCTGGCCTCGGGTCACCGTACGCCAAGTGATGCGTCAGTTCGCCGGGGTAGAGGTGAGTGGGTCGACCTCGTTGAGCGAGCTGGTAGAGATCGCCCGCGCCAAGGGCTACAACGAGGTTCAGCCCGACTGGCCGTGGGAAGACGTGTTCTATCTTCTCTTCCTGAACGAAGTGGAGCCGCATTTTCCCCTCGATCGTCCGCTGATCCTCTACGACTACCCCGCACCCATGGCGGCCTTGGCCCGGCGCAGGGAGGAAGACCCCTTTACAGCCGAGCGGTTCGAGCTTTACATCGGTGGGCTGGAGCTGGCCAATGCGTTCAGCGAGCTCACGGACCCTGTGGAGCAGCGCGCCCGTCTGGTTCAGGAGCGGCAGGAACGGATCCGCCTGAGACGCCACGTCTACCCGGTCGATGAGTCGTTTCTGGAGGCCCTCGAGATCGGCCTCCCACCATCGGCGGGGATCGCCCTGGGGGTGGATCGCTTGGTGATGCTTTTCGCCGATGCCGCCGAGGTGCGAGAAGTCATTCCGTTCCCCACGCGAGACCTGATCCGAGACTGGCGAAAGAGTCACAAGCTTCCTTCCGGCTCGGAATAGGGGGCAGCGCGTGCGACCTCGCAACATCGCAGACATGTTTTTACTTGAACCGATGAGGAGGCGGCGCTAATATCCGGGGGCGAGGGGTAATCGCAAGGTCAGGGATCCTCAGGAGGATGAAGATGGCGGAGACCAAGGACAGCCTTTCGAGGCGTGGCTTTCTGAAGGGGATCGGAACAGGCGTGTTGGGGGCTACAATCGCTCCGAAGGTGCGCTTTCCGGAGGCGCCCGCGCCCGCGGCTTGGGACGGGAAGCTTCCGGTCGTCCTCCGCGTGAACGGCAAGGAGCACAGACTGCTTCTGGAGCCGCGCACGACCCTCGTCCGTGCCCTCCGCGATCACCTTGGGCTTACGGGCACAAAGTTGGGCTGCGATCGGGGCGAGTGCGGCTGCTGCACGGTCCTGATGGACAACAAGCCGGTCTACTCCTGCCAGATCCTGGCGGTCGAGGCCCAGGACCACGAGATCACCACCATTGAGGGCTTGGTACAGGGGGAGGAGCTGGATCCCTTGCAGAAGGCCTTTGTGGAGCACGATGCGATGCAATGTGGCTTCTGTACGCCTGGCCAGGTGATGGCCGCCAAGGGGCTGCTGCTGAAAAATCCGAACCCCACGCGCGAGGAGATCGTGCGGGGGATGTCCGGAAATCTCTGCCGGTGTGCGGCGTATCCAGGCATCCTGCGCGCGGTAGAAGCCGTGGTCCGACAAAGGCGGGGCTAATGCACCTGGGAACCATTGAGGGAGGAAGAAGATGCCCGGGGTGATCGTGCGTTCCCTTTGGGATTTTGAGAACGAGTGGATCGAAACGGTGGCTGAGGTCCCCGAGCGGCTGCCTGAGCCCTGGCCAGCGGATAGGCCACTGCGTGTGGCTGGCCAGGGACATCCGCGCGTGGACGGTTACCAGCGCGTTTCCGGAGACGCCAAATACGCGTTTGATATTCAGCTTCCCCGTATGGCCTATGGCAGAATCCTGCGCTCTCCTTTGCCCCACGCCCGGGTCCGGGCCATCCGCGCGGAGAAAGCCCTCGCCGTACCGGGGGTAATCGCCGTCTTCAGCCACCAGAACATGCCCAAGATCCCGTGGTACGGGAATTCCTACCTGTTCGACCCCGAGGTGCGCTACGAGGGGGACGAAGTAGCGCTCCTGGTTGCGGAGTCCGAGCCCATTGCGGACGAGGCTCTGGCCCTCCTTGAGGTGGACTACGAGCCTCTACCCTTCGTCATTGATCCCGAGGACGCCCTGAAGCCCGACGCCCCGAAGCTCCACGAGGAGGGGAATCTCTGGAACGGCCGCCCGAGCGTGTACGAGCGGGGCGACGTCGAAAAGGGATTCCAGGAGGCCGATGTTATCGTGGAGGATACCTTCCGCACTCAGGTGGCCCATCATGCTCAGATGGAGGTGCACGTCTGTGTGGCCAACTGGGAGGGCGACCAGCTCACGGTCTACGACAGCACGCAGGCCACATTCGCGGTCCAGCGCGCCCTCGCCTCTATCCTCAAGCTCCCGCTGAACAAGGTGCGGGTCGTTAACTACTTCATGGGCGCGGGCTTCGGGAGCAAATTGGGGCTGGAGAAGCAGACGGTGATGGCGGCTTTGGTGGCGCGGCAGCTGGGCCGACCCGTCCGGATCGCCAACCCGCGCAAGGACGAGTTTCTCGCGATGGGCAATCGACCTTCGTCTGTGCAGCGGCTGAAGGTCGGGGCCAAGAAAGACGGCACGCTGACGGCCATCGCTCTGTGGTCTTCGGGTCCTGGCGGCGCCTACCGCACAGCCGGGGCCGATCTCGGTAGTCCCGTGCGCGAAATCTACCGCTGTCCGAATGTGCGGACGGAGGAGTCGACGGTCCACATCAATGCGGGTCCTGCGCGGCCCATGCGGGCCCCCGGTCACCCGCAGGGGACGTTTGCCCTCGAGTCCATTCTGGACGAAGTGGCCGAAAAGCTGGGAATGGATCCGTTGGAATTCCGGATCAAGAATTATGCGGAGGTCGATCAGGTCCGCAACCGGCCCTATACGAGCAAGTACCTGCGGGAGGCGTACGAGGCGGGGGCAAAAGCGATCGGCTGGTACGAGAAGCGGAATAGAGTCCCCGGTTCTGGGGTGGGACCGGTCAAGCGCGGCATCGGGATGGCCACACAGATCTGGGGGGGCGGTGGTGGTCCCCCGGCCTACGCCACGGTGGAGATCCTGTCCGACGGCTCGGTGATCGTGCGATCCGGGTCGCAGGACATCGGAGGCGGTACGCGGACCATCGTCGCGCAGGTGGCCGCCGAAGAGCTGGGGATCCCCATCGATCGGGTGACGGTCATCATGGGCGATACGGCCCTTTGCCCGTATGGCCCCACAAGCGGGGGGAGCGTCACGGCCGCTTCGATTACCCCAGCCGTCCTGGCGGCGGCCGTCGAAGCGCGAGAACAGCTGCGTTCCTATGCCGCCTCGGCTCTCGAGGTCCCTCCGGACCAGCTGGCGTGGGAGCCGGGTCGGTTTTTCCTGAAGAGTGACCCGAGTCGATCAATCCGCTTCGAGGAAGCTGCCTCCCGTCTGCGGAACAACATGATCGTTGTGACCGGCGCCCGAGGGCCGAATCCGCAGGACTACAGCATCAATTCCTTCGGGGCGCAATTCGCCGAGGTGGAGGTGGACACGGAGACGGGACGTGTGCGCGTGGTCAAGATCGTTGCCGCCCACAGCGTTGGTCGCCTGATCAACCCCCTGACCGGCCGCTGCCAGTTCGAAGGCGGGATTATGATGGGGATTGGCTTTGCCCTGCTCGAGCAGCGATGGATGGATCCAAATGTCGGCCGGATGATCAATACCAACCTGCACGAGTACCGCGTACCGACCATGGCCGAGATGCCGGAGATCGAGGTGATCATCGTGAGCGAGCCCGACATCAAGGCCAACCCGGTGGGCGGAATCGGTATCGGCGAACCGGCGATCATCCCCACCGCAGCTGCCATTGCCAACGCAGTCTACAATGCCATCGGTGTACGGATCCGGGAGCTGCCCATTACCCCTTATCGGGTGCTCGAGGCTCTGGGCAAGGCGTGATTTCGTAGTGCGAGGGCAACCATGAGGAATTTCGAACACGTGAACGCTCGTTCGGTCGCCGAGGCGAGCCGTCTCCTTTCGCAGAAGGGCAAGACCGTCGCGGCCATTGCGGGGGGTCAGGATCTCCTGTGCTTGTTGAAAGACAGGCTTCTGGAGCCGGATGTCGTCGTGAATCTGAAGACTATCCCGGGTCTTAACCGGATCGAATTTGACGAGGCGAAGGGGCTTCTCCTCGGGTCTCTGGTTACCCTATCGGAACTCGAGGAGCACCCTCTGGTTCGCCGGCTCTATCCGGCCCTTGCAGAGGCGGCGGCTTCGGTCGGTTCCCCGCAGATCCGGAATATGGGTACGGTGGGCGGCAACCTCTGCCAGCGGCCGCGCTGCTGGTACTTCCGGGGAAATTTCCCGTGTCTGCGCCGGGGTGGGGACTACTGTTCTGCGGCCGCGGGCCAGAACCGCTATCATTGCATCCTGGGTGGAGATCCGTGCTACATGGTGCATCCTTCAGACCTCGCCGTGCCCCTTGTCGCGTATGGGGCACGCGTAGAGGTGACGGGCCCGAAAGGGCGTCGGTGGCTGGCCCTGGAGGACTTTTTCGTCTTACCCCGGGTGGAGCTGGCGCGCGAGACCGTGCTGAAGCCTGGGGAGCTTGTAACAGCGGTAGCCGTTCCACCGCCCGAGGGGAGAAAGAGCGCCTTTGTCAAATTCACCGAACGTGGAGCGTGGGATTTCGCGGTAGCCAGCGCTGCTGTGGTCCTCGGGAAAGGAGACGGCAGGCTTCGAGGCGGCCGCATCGTGCTGGGTGGAGTGGCCCCGATCCCGTGGGTCGCTCGGAAGGCGTCCGCCGCGCTGGTCGACGCGGAGGCGTCGGAGGAGAAGCTGGCCGAGCTGGCCGAGCTGGCGCTGGAAGGTGCCCAACCCTTGTCGCAGAACTCGTACAAGGTCGCTCTGACGAAGAGTCTCGTTAGACGGGCGATGGCTCAGGCTCTGGCCTCGTAGGGGATGATATGGCGGACATCTGGGAAACGTTAGCCGAGATGCGAAGGCGGGGAGAGAGGGGAGCGTTGGCCATTGTGGTGCACGCAGAGGGCTCCACGCCGCGCGAACCGGGCTCCAAAATGATCGTGCGAGAAGATGGATCTGTCGTCGGCAGCGTGGGCGGGGGAGAGTTCGAGCGAAAGACCGTCGAGCTGGCCCTGGAAGTGATCCGCTCGGGTAAGCCCGTGCGTCAGCAGTTCGCGCTCCAGAAAGACCTGGGCATGCGCTGCGGCGGAGAGATCGAAGTGTACATTGAGCCCATCCAGCCCCTGGACAAGTTGGTGATCTTTGGAGCCGGACACGTGGGCGCAGCCATCGCCAAACTGGGGGCATGGCTCGGTTTTCAAGTGACGGTAGTGGACGATCGCCCGGGGTTTGCCTGCAAGGAGCGTATCCCGGAAGCCCACAACTTCCTCGAGGGGGAGTACCCGCAACTCGCCCGGGAGCTGCCGCCGGATCCGCACTGCTACGCGGTCATCGTCACCCACGGCCATAGTCACGATG of the candidate division KSB1 bacterium genome contains:
- the epmA gene encoding EF-P lysine aminoacylase EpmA, whose protein sequence is MTVRGVATSPNWQRIRTDARLRQNLEIRQRVYQGIRDFFAARDFLEVDVPVLIPLPGMEPHLHPIAATIHDRRGRAYRFYLHTSPEYSLKKLLAGGLERIYAITHAFRDYEVSETHNVEFALLEWYRAGADYRDLMQDCEELLVYLAERLCGSRVLRYRGREIDLAPPWPRVTVRQVMRQFAGVEVSGSTSLSELVEIARAKGYNEVQPDWPWEDVFYLLFLNEVEPHFPLDRPLILYDYPAPMAALARRREEDPFTAERFELYIGGLELANAFSELTDPVEQRARLVQERQERIRLRRHVYPVDESFLEALEIGLPPSAGIALGVDRLVMLFADAAEVREVIPFPTRDLIRDWRKSHKLPSGSE
- a CDS encoding XdhC/CoxI family protein — its product is MADIWETLAEMRRRGERGALAIVVHAEGSTPREPGSKMIVREDGSVVGSVGGGEFERKTVELALEVIRSGKPVRQQFALQKDLGMRCGGEIEVYIEPIQPLDKLVIFGAGHVGAAIAKLGAWLGFQVTVVDDRPGFACKERIPEAHNFLEGEYPQLARELPPDPHCYAVIVTHGHSHDDEVLQALVQKDLAYLGMIGSRRKVQIAFENLRKLGVPEERIARIRAPMGLDIGAETPEEIAISVLAEIVALRHGVDVSAAGMRERVLGQVTGAENR
- a CDS encoding xanthine dehydrogenase family protein molybdopterin-binding subunit — its product is MPGVIVRSLWDFENEWIETVAEVPERLPEPWPADRPLRVAGQGHPRVDGYQRVSGDAKYAFDIQLPRMAYGRILRSPLPHARVRAIRAEKALAVPGVIAVFSHQNMPKIPWYGNSYLFDPEVRYEGDEVALLVAESEPIADEALALLEVDYEPLPFVIDPEDALKPDAPKLHEEGNLWNGRPSVYERGDVEKGFQEADVIVEDTFRTQVAHHAQMEVHVCVANWEGDQLTVYDSTQATFAVQRALASILKLPLNKVRVVNYFMGAGFGSKLGLEKQTVMAALVARQLGRPVRIANPRKDEFLAMGNRPSSVQRLKVGAKKDGTLTAIALWSSGPGGAYRTAGADLGSPVREIYRCPNVRTEESTVHINAGPARPMRAPGHPQGTFALESILDEVAEKLGMDPLEFRIKNYAEVDQVRNRPYTSKYLREAYEAGAKAIGWYEKRNRVPGSGVGPVKRGIGMATQIWGGGGGPPAYATVEILSDGSVIVRSGSQDIGGGTRTIVAQVAAEELGIPIDRVTVIMGDTALCPYGPTSGGSVTAASITPAVLAAAVEAREQLRSYAASALEVPPDQLAWEPGRFFLKSDPSRSIRFEEAASRLRNNMIVVTGARGPNPQDYSINSFGAQFAEVEVDTETGRVRVVKIVAAHSVGRLINPLTGRCQFEGGIMMGIGFALLEQRWMDPNVGRMINTNLHEYRVPTMAEMPEIEVIIVSEPDIKANPVGGIGIGEPAIIPTAAAIANAVYNAIGVRIRELPITPYRVLEALGKA
- a CDS encoding (2Fe-2S)-binding protein; translated protein: MAETKDSLSRRGFLKGIGTGVLGATIAPKVRFPEAPAPAAWDGKLPVVLRVNGKEHRLLLEPRTTLVRALRDHLGLTGTKLGCDRGECGCCTVLMDNKPVYSCQILAVEAQDHEITTIEGLVQGEELDPLQKAFVEHDAMQCGFCTPGQVMAAKGLLLKNPNPTREEIVRGMSGNLCRCAAYPGILRAVEAVVRQRRG
- the polA gene encoding DNA polymerase I, with amino-acid sequence MENGKEVYLVDGSALAYKSYFAFARNPLTNSRGENTSAVFGFTRSLLKILDEQKPSHLAVVFDTPVPTFRHRDFEEYKIQRPPMPADLAAQLSRIKEVAEALRVPVLEVPGFEADDVIGTLARRAAEAGLHVTIVSGDKDLAQLVGERIRLYNPRKAGEETEVLDAAAVEEKMGIPPDRIPDFLALAGDPVDNIPGVKGIGPKTAEKLLREFGSLEAIYANLEAVQPERVRKLLEEHEEEARLSKRLATVATDVDIQVDLEDLRVGQPDRPRLLQLFRELEFHSLLERFAPTTVATDRHEYRILRTREELRELAQSLRQAGTFAVDLETTSLDPLRARLVGISFAWAEGVACYVPARGPSGSRLELTETDILEELRPILEDPGLKKVGQNIKYDLLVLRRAGVELRGIYFDTMVAAYLLNPSERQHNLDSLSLEYLNYKKIATSSLIGKRGKEQLSMDQVAVEVVGEYACEDADITWRLYRVLEPKLREAGLEKLFHEVEMPLVEVLADMEYTGVRLDLEYLKEMSRQLESELRGLEEKIYQLAGERFNINSPQQIGRVLFDKLKLPARRRTKTGYSTDVRVLEELASQHELPRLLLEYRQLAKLKSTYVDALPQMVNPRTGRVHTSYNQTITATGRLSSSEPNLQNIPIRTEIGRQIRRAFIPSSPDNVLLDADYSQIELRIMAHLSGDRRLRESFERDEDIHTRTAALIFGLEPEEVTPEHRRRAKEVNFGIIYGMGPYGLAQRLEISPEEAQRFITGYFATYPKVHDFILATIQRARRDGYVTTLLNRRRYLPDILSENQRVREFAERTAINTPIQGTAADLIKVAMVRIWRELRRRGLRARMILQVHDELVFDVPKDELEEVKELVKHEMEGAIHLDVPVKVEIGVGSNWLEAAH
- a CDS encoding xanthine dehydrogenase family protein subunit M; the protein is MRNFEHVNARSVAEASRLLSQKGKTVAAIAGGQDLLCLLKDRLLEPDVVVNLKTIPGLNRIEFDEAKGLLLGSLVTLSELEEHPLVRRLYPALAEAAASVGSPQIRNMGTVGGNLCQRPRCWYFRGNFPCLRRGGDYCSAAAGQNRYHCILGGDPCYMVHPSDLAVPLVAYGARVEVTGPKGRRWLALEDFFVLPRVELARETVLKPGELVTAVAVPPPEGRKSAFVKFTERGAWDFAVASAAVVLGKGDGRLRGGRIVLGGVAPIPWVARKASAALVDAEASEEKLAELAELALEGAQPLSQNSYKVALTKSLVRRAMAQALAS
- a CDS encoding citrate (Si)-synthase produces the protein MATIREKLAEKVPQWREEIGKLVKEHGNDVIGEVTVQQIYGGMRGVRCLVCDTSYVDPEKGLIIRGYPISTLTDRLPEEIIWLLLTGDLPTPEERDQFIQELAARRNVPEGVWRTLEAMPEDSHPMTMLSVAALVMEKDSVFKKKYDEGVRKEDYWIWTLEDALDLMARMPVVAAGIYRLRYKKGPRIPSDPKLDMGADYARMLGLPNPNGELEKLMRLYLVLHCDHESGNVSAFTTHTVASALSNIYYAYSAGMNGLAGPLHGLANQETLKWIQKLRERFGGVPTHEQLRDFTWETLNSGQVIPGYGHAVLRQTDPRFTAFLEFGKKYCADDEIFQIVVRLFEVVPDILKQTGKVKDPYPNVDAGSGALLWHYGMTEYDYYTVIFGISRAFGVCAQTVVSRAILEPITRPKSVTTEWIKQQVGAA